Genomic window (Musa acuminata AAA Group cultivar baxijiao chromosome BXJ1-9, Cavendish_Baxijiao_AAA, whole genome shotgun sequence):
GGTTCTGTTGCTTTTAATATGATTGAATCTAGTCCAAAATCCCATTTTTGGTTGTTCATTATGGAGGCAATGAaagatcaatatgccattgaaagATTTTCTGAGGAGCTACTACGGCAATTAGCAACTCAGAATGTAAGTGATGTTGAAGCTTATTGGACGCTTTGGTTGTTGTTTCATCGGATTGTCAAGCAAAAAACTAATATTAGGTGAGATGGTGTCACCATGTTATCTATGATAGCAAGTTTGTTGCTATTGTGTTGTTAATATTCTTCCTCCCAATTGGTGCATATTCTGAATGTGTTTTTGATATTAAAGATTCAAAATTCCCTAAATCAATAGCTACAGGAAAAGAacttcagcaaaaaaaaaaaaatgatttgataTCTACCGTCAAGCAATAGTTTGTCAAACTCCTATCTATAAATTATAGGTTGCTCTTAATGAGTAAGATCATGCATGTGTACATGAAATCTTGAATCTAAAATGCCTACTCTGGATGATATATCTTGcattattagttttttttttttccccacagAAATCATTGCTTCTATTCAATGATTAATATTGTCATTGCTACGACTGGTTAAGTCATTATCTAACTAGTTGTGGTCTCATGATAAAACTCTGATCTGATACAGCAGATACTGACTTTTCATCTGGTTTCTTAAGTTTGACATATAATCACATATAGCTTCAATCTGGAGTTTAACTTTGACAcacatttatgatgtttgatgccTGAGTGTGTAAAAATACAGTATGCTTACCTTAACTGCACTTTTTAATTATGCTCATTTCAGGTACATCTTTGTTGACAAATTTGTGTTTTGGAAAGTATTTCCTATCTGCTGCTTGAGATGGATTCTTCAGTTTTCGGTTTTTGAGTGCCCACCGAATTTCGATTCTGAGGCAAGAGCCCAGAGGACATCATCTTTTCTAGATGTATTGCATCGAATAATTAGCATTTGGTCCAGGCGTGAGTTTGTTCAATCATCTTCTATGGAGCAGCAAGCTTGTATCCTTCTGAGCAATAGTTTCttagtttatttttcttttccgTTACTCTTTTGTACTTCCTTAAGTGAAAATCAGATGTCACTTATGCTGTTGCTTTATGCATTGAGAAAATGTCTAAAGAGGAATTAGAAACAACCAAAGATATATTGCATTCTATTCTTCAAGGAGTCAGCTGTAAATTCTTCTTctagattaaataattttatgtgaATTTCTACCAAAGattctataatatttttttattaaacttgGTTCTAAGATTTGTAGGTAGACTGGAGAGCCCAATTGATTTAGTTCGGAAGATGGCTAGCTCTGTTGCATTGGTATTTTCTAAAGTTGTTGATCCAAAGAACCCTCTCTACCTTGATGATGATTGTTCTGAAATTATTGACTGGGAATTTGGGTTTAAAAGAAAGGATGTGGTAACTACAGATGAAACTAGAAAAGATAAACTAAATGGTACTCTGTCCAAGGATATGGAAAAAGATAAACTAGATGCTACTCTGTCCAAGGTTACAGAAAGTGCCTCTCATGCTAAAAGGCTGAAAGATACAAAGCATCATGCTGTAGATGGTGGTAAATTGATTTCAGAATGCAGGGTGAATCATTGTGCTGGCATGCCAAACAATGAACATGCCTCTGCTGAAGAGGATGATGGTGAAGGCAAGAATTCTGATGCATCTTCAAGTGACTCACTAGAACCATATGATCTGTCGGACGGTGATACAGATATGAAACTTTTCTCCCAGCTTGGTGATATTGCTGCAGCATTACGGAAACCAGATGATCCAGATGGTGTAAGTTGCTGTGCTTACTTTATATAGTCATTGTCAGGTTATCGTCTGTCAAAAATTTTCACCTATTTGAAAGTTTAGTGAAGCTATTAATGAATGCCCCCATTTGAACATTCATAATGCCTTACTTATAGGTGGAAAGAGCACTGGACAGTGCTGAAAAGCTTGTACGAGCAACACCTGATGAGCTTCCCCATTATTCAGGTGATCTTGTCAGAGCATTAGTGCATGTTCGTTGCTCTGATGTAGCAgttgaaggagaggaagattCTGCTGAAGGAAAAAGGCAAAAAGCACTGGTTGCGTTGCTTGTCACATGCCCATTTGAATCATTAGATGTGTTAACCAGATTACTATATTCACCAAATGTGGATGTTAGCCAACGGATTCTGATTCTTGATGTCATGACTGAGGCAGCACAAGAGCTTTCAGAGAGTACGATCATTAGAATGAAACATCAGCAAAGGAATTTAATATCAAACATTTCAGGTCAACCATGGTTTATTCCTAGCAGTAGAGGACCACCTGGAGCTGGTCCTTGGAAAGAGGTTTCTGATCCTGGAACTTCTATCAGTTGGTCCCACCGTTATGAAAGAGAAATTCCTTCAAGAGGT
Coding sequences:
- the LOC135584687 gene encoding uncharacterized protein LOC135584687, whose amino-acid sequence is MEEGAKGGSGSSGLETLVLEKVGEVSSAIDAAKHVDEVICALYSLAVRIFPVDYSALCETIDPAQRSKVHEILSPAPAESGEWRQAFYYGPAFPTLARILIYNVAKDWLACFSSSTKKQVYDSFFVQGPPTEIVQVLVPALVHGYDDAIYSNIERLLVRCLLKSEGIRHIIGEFRIQCSSSKHDYALKPEMLAVMSRVAQLLTSVPDKARLQASSALSSHLFFQQMARQLLCGAEDCNFEMLNPRDASDANTVDGSLFFIGETFSRICRRGSTDILLVKVIPRILDHIRSCLSSNAGSVAFNMIESSPKSHFWLFIMEAMKDQYAIERFSEELLRQLATQNVSDVEAYWTLWLLFHRIVKQKTNIRYIFVDKFVFWKVFPICCLRWILQFSVFECPPNFDSEARAQRTSSFLDVLHRIISIWSRREFVQSSSMEQQAYVTYAVALCIEKMSKEELETTKDILHSILQGVSCRLESPIDLVRKMASSVALVFSKVVDPKNPLYLDDDCSEIIDWEFGFKRKDVVTTDETRKDKLNGTLSKDMEKDKLDATLSKVTESASHAKRLKDTKHHAVDGGKLISECRVNHCAGMPNNEHASAEEDDGEGKNSDASSSDSLEPYDLSDGDTDMKLFSQLGDIAAALRKPDDPDGVERALDSAEKLVRATPDELPHYSGDLVRALVHVRCSDVAVEGEEDSAEGKRQKALVALLVTCPFESLDVLTRLLYSPNVDVSQRILILDVMTEAAQELSESTIIRMKHQQRNLISNISGQPWFIPSSRGPPGAGPWKEVSDPGTSISWSHRYEREIPSRGGQIKSGKSRKWGLVKAKDPELESSRNRFPLYAAAFMLPVMQGFDKKRHGVDLLNRDFVVLGKLIYMLGVCMKCSSMHPEASALAPPLLDMIRFRELSHHAEAYVRRSVLFAASCILVALHPSHVASALIEGNQEISDGLEWIRTWALHIAESDPDAECSTMAMTCLQLHAEMALQTSRALESAKSVKARTNTLPLKLDDIIIPFSNMR